Proteins co-encoded in one Nicotiana sylvestris chromosome 7, ASM39365v2, whole genome shotgun sequence genomic window:
- the LOC104219064 gene encoding NDR1/HIN1-like protein 1, with translation MSEKKCSHHKGKKKKIVRRICAAILIFLFLVLLTILIVWAVLQPKKPRFILQDTTIFTFNVSAPNIFSTSIQATVYARNPNSNIGIYYDKMDIYATYHNQQITYYTQIPPVYQGHKDVNIWSPFVFGNNVPIAPYNGPGLTEDQQNGGVWLDFKIDGRVKWKVGSVTTGHYHLHVTCSAYVPLGDHPANGGIVVGSNAVKYQLSRSCDVSV, from the coding sequence ATGTCAGAGAAAAAGTGCAGCCACCACAaaggcaagaagaagaagatcgtCCGGCGAATTTGCGCCGCTattctcatcttcctcttcttagTTCTCCTTACTATCCTCATCGTTTGGGCCgttcttcaacccaaaaaacccCGTTTCATCCTCCAAGACACCACCATCTTCACCTTCAACGTTTCCGCCCCTAACATCTTCTCCACCTCAATTCAAGCCACCGTTTACGCCCGTAATCCCAATAGCAACATAGGCATATATTACGACAAGATGGATATTTACGCCACCTACCACAACCAGCAAATTACGTATTACACCCAAATTCCTCCTGTATACCAAGGCCACAAAGACGTCAATATCTGGTCGCCGTTTGTTTTCGGCAATAACGTCCCGATTGCTCCCTATAACGGCCCTGGACTCACCGAAGACCAACAAAACGGCGGCGTTTGGCTCGACTTTAAAATTGACGGCCGTGTGAAATGGAAAGTAGGGTCTGTTACCACCGGTCACTACCATCTTCACGTCACGTGTTCGGCGTATGTTCCACTCGGTGACCACCCTGCTAACGGCGGAATCGTCGTCGGAAGTAACGCCGTTAAGTACCAGCTCTCCCGGAGCTGTGATGTCAGTGTTTGA